From one Comamonas piscis genomic stretch:
- a CDS encoding ABC transporter ATP-binding protein, with protein MSSIELRQVAKSWGSTTALHSVDLQIAPGSFCVLLGPSGCGKSTTLRIMAGLETASAGQVLIGGRDVTQLPPAQRGIAMVFQNYALFPHLSVAENIGFGLAVRKVPKAEADQRLKDTAELLGLAQLLDRKPGQLSGGQQQRVALGRALVAQAHVCLMDEPLSNLDAQLRQEMRAELRELQQRLGLTVVYVTHDQTEAMSMADQVVLLHQGRVEQCATPREMYARPASTFAARFIGTPAMNLLRLSEGAVAGSQVHLPVPAGAASLGLRPEAVQCLDTEGVEAQVIGTEYLGADMVLRCAIGSEQMTVRAPGQQSVAVGQALRLGWRAEDMHFFDANGRRMA; from the coding sequence ATGTCAAGCATTGAGTTACGGCAAGTTGCCAAATCTTGGGGAAGCACCACGGCGCTGCATTCGGTCGATCTGCAGATCGCGCCGGGCAGCTTTTGCGTGCTGCTCGGGCCATCGGGCTGCGGCAAATCGACGACCCTGCGCATCATGGCAGGGCTGGAAACGGCCAGCGCCGGCCAGGTGCTGATTGGAGGCCGCGATGTGACGCAGCTGCCGCCCGCGCAGCGCGGCATTGCGATGGTGTTCCAGAACTATGCGCTGTTTCCGCATCTGTCGGTGGCTGAGAACATTGGCTTTGGCCTGGCGGTGCGCAAGGTGCCCAAGGCCGAGGCCGACCAACGCTTGAAGGACACGGCAGAGCTGCTGGGCCTGGCCCAGCTGCTGGACCGCAAGCCGGGCCAGCTCTCGGGTGGCCAGCAGCAGCGTGTGGCGCTGGGCCGGGCGCTGGTGGCCCAGGCCCATGTCTGCCTGATGGATGAGCCGCTGTCAAACCTGGACGCGCAATTGCGCCAGGAGATGCGCGCTGAGCTGCGCGAGCTGCAGCAGCGCCTGGGGCTGACAGTGGTGTATGTCACCCATGACCAGACCGAAGCCATGAGCATGGCCGACCAGGTGGTGCTGCTGCACCAGGGCCGGGTGGAGCAGTGCGCGACCCCGCGCGAAATGTATGCCCGCCCCGCCAGCACCTTTGCGGCGCGCTTTATCGGTACGCCGGCGATGAACCTGTTGCGGCTGAGCGAAGGCGCCGTTGCCGGCAGCCAGGTGCATCTCCCCGTGCCGGCAGGTGCCGCATCGCTGGGCCTGCGGCCCGAGGCAGTGCAGTGCCTGGACACAGAAGGCGTTGAGGCCCAGGTCATCGGCACCGAATACCTGGGCGCCGATATGGTGCTGCGCTGCGCGATTGGCAGCGAGCAGATGACGGTGCGCGCACCCGGCCAGCAGAGCGTGGCCGTGGGGCAGGCCCTCCGCCTGGGCTGGCGCGCCGAGGACATGCATTTCTTCGATGCCAATGGCCGACGCATGGCCTGA
- a CDS encoding ABC transporter substrate-binding protein codes for MQRNIFLKTLAASAVAMLGLGAGLAHAADPLEVPFYYPVAVGGPITKVIDGYANDFNKAHPQYKITPIYAGTYQETIVKALTANKSGKAPATSVLLSTDMFTLIDEDAIAPIDDFAKTDADKAWLKGFYPAFMANSQTGGKTWGLPFQRSTVVMYYNKEAFKEAGLDPNKAPATWKELSDAAKKLTKKDANGNVTQYGIQIPSTGFAYWMLQTLTTPNDVLLANEAGTKVNFDNPKVIEALDYWVNLTKEGVHPKGVIEWGTTPKDFMEKKAAIIVTTTGNLTNIKANAKFDFGVGQIAGNVRKGGSPTGGGNFYIFKKAAKEQQQAAFEFAKWVTQPERAAQWSMDSGYVAVSPAAYDTPILKKYGQDFPPALVARDQLPVSVAEFSTHDNQRVTKVLNDAVQAALNGTKTSAQAMKDAQKEADRILRSYQ; via the coding sequence GTGCAACGCAATATCTTTTTGAAGACCCTGGCCGCTTCGGCCGTCGCCATGCTCGGCCTGGGTGCCGGTCTGGCGCATGCCGCCGATCCGCTGGAAGTGCCTTTCTACTACCCCGTGGCCGTGGGCGGCCCGATCACCAAGGTGATCGATGGCTATGCCAATGATTTCAACAAAGCCCATCCCCAGTACAAGATCACGCCGATCTACGCGGGCACCTACCAGGAAACCATCGTCAAGGCGCTCACCGCCAACAAGTCAGGCAAGGCGCCAGCCACCTCGGTGCTGCTGTCGACCGACATGTTCACCTTGATCGACGAAGATGCGATTGCGCCGATCGACGACTTCGCCAAGACCGATGCCGACAAGGCCTGGCTCAAGGGCTTCTACCCCGCCTTCATGGCCAACAGCCAGACGGGTGGCAAGACCTGGGGCCTGCCTTTCCAGCGCTCCACCGTGGTGATGTACTACAACAAGGAAGCCTTCAAGGAAGCCGGTCTGGACCCGAACAAGGCCCCCGCGACCTGGAAGGAGCTTAGCGACGCGGCCAAAAAGCTCACCAAGAAAGACGCCAACGGCAATGTGACCCAGTACGGCATCCAGATCCCATCGACCGGCTTTGCCTACTGGATGCTGCAGACCTTGACCACCCCCAACGATGTGCTGCTGGCCAATGAGGCGGGCACCAAGGTGAACTTTGACAACCCCAAGGTGATCGAGGCGCTGGACTACTGGGTCAACCTGACCAAAGAAGGCGTGCACCCCAAGGGCGTGATTGAGTGGGGCACGACCCCGAAAGACTTCATGGAAAAGAAGGCCGCGATCATCGTCACCACCACCGGCAACCTGACCAATATCAAGGCCAATGCCAAGTTTGATTTTGGCGTCGGCCAGATCGCCGGCAATGTGCGCAAGGGCGGCTCCCCCACCGGTGGCGGCAACTTCTACATCTTCAAAAAGGCGGCCAAGGAGCAGCAGCAGGCCGCCTTTGAGTTTGCCAAGTGGGTCACCCAGCCCGAGCGTGCTGCGCAGTGGAGCATGGACAGCGGCTATGTGGCCGTGTCGCCCGCCGCCTATGACACGCCGATTCTGAAGAAATACGGCCAGGATTTCCCGCCAGCATTGGTCGCCCGCGACCAACTGCCCGTCTCGGTGGCCGAGTTCTCGACGCATGACAACCAGCGCGTGACCAAGGTGCTGAACGACGCAGTGCAGGCCGCGCTGAACGGCACCAAGACCTCGGCGCAGGCGATGAAGGATGCGCAGAAGGAAGCCGACCGCATCCTGCGCAGCTACCAGTAA
- a CDS encoding carbohydrate ABC transporter permease — translation MSASSSSIAGSGQRSIHAWLLLLPALVLLVAFTHWPAVATLIDSFYSTPKGARPAVWVGVENYQSMVDDPVFWQAVRNNLWFAAATIPASIGLALLMAVWVNERIAGRTFVRMAYFTPTVLPMIAVANIWLFFYTPQYGLLEQVTGALGLPSHNWLGSPSTALGAITLVAVWKEAGFFMIFYLAALQTLNPSLKEAAAIEGASRWYFFRRVQWPLLMPTTVFVLVNAVINAFRLVDHVFILTRGGPDNATTLLLYHLYEVGFKFWDTAYAAAITVVLVVVLSSVALFQFFVLDKKVHYQ, via the coding sequence ATGAGCGCTTCTTCCTCGTCCATCGCCGGCAGCGGCCAGCGCAGCATCCACGCCTGGTTGCTGCTGCTGCCTGCGCTGGTGCTGCTGGTGGCATTCACACACTGGCCCGCCGTGGCGACCTTGATCGACAGTTTTTACTCCACCCCCAAGGGCGCCCGCCCAGCGGTATGGGTGGGGGTCGAGAACTACCAGTCGATGGTGGACGACCCGGTGTTCTGGCAGGCGGTGCGCAACAACCTCTGGTTTGCGGCGGCCACGATTCCGGCCTCCATCGGGCTGGCGCTGTTGATGGCCGTGTGGGTGAACGAGCGCATCGCTGGCCGCACCTTTGTGCGCATGGCCTACTTCACGCCCACGGTGCTGCCGATGATTGCGGTGGCCAATATTTGGCTGTTCTTCTACACGCCGCAATATGGGTTGCTGGAGCAGGTCACCGGCGCGCTGGGCCTGCCTTCGCACAACTGGCTGGGCAGCCCGTCCACCGCGCTCGGGGCGATCACCCTGGTGGCGGTGTGGAAGGAAGCCGGCTTTTTCATGATCTTCTATCTGGCAGCGCTGCAAACGCTGAACCCGAGCCTGAAGGAGGCGGCGGCGATTGAGGGCGCCTCGCGCTGGTACTTTTTCCGCCGGGTGCAGTGGCCGCTGCTGATGCCCACCACGGTGTTTGTGCTGGTCAATGCGGTGATCAATGCCTTCCGCCTGGTGGACCATGTGTTCATCCTCACCCGGGGCGGCCCGGACAATGCCACCACCTTGCTGCTCTACCACCTGTATGAGGTGGGCTTCAAGTTCTGGGATACGGCTTATGCGGCGGCCATCACCGTGGTGCTGGTGGTGGTGCTCTCCAGCGTGGCGCTGTTCCAGTTCTTTGTGTTGGACAAGAAGGTGCACTACCAATGA
- a CDS encoding carbohydrate ABC transporter permease — protein MSSRQAPAVIYRHTWLDTFAAWLLALLWILPLAYAFWTAFHPSEYATRFDLGAPWTLQNFRHAWDAAPFARYFLNTTLLVAMILAAQLVLSTLAAFAFARYQFRGKNIAFALVLVQLMIMPDILLVENYQTMARLGLVDTLFAIGLPYFASAFAIFLLRQTFMGIPKELDEAARVEGASTLQILWRVYVPLARPVYTAFALVSVSFHWNNFLWPLIITNSVESRPLTVGLQVFSSVEQGVDWSTITAATLMTSAPLLVGFILFQRQFVQSFMRAGIK, from the coding sequence ATGAGCAGCCGCCAAGCCCCTGCCGTTATTTACCGCCACACCTGGCTGGATACCTTCGCCGCCTGGCTGCTGGCGCTGCTGTGGATTCTGCCGCTGGCCTATGCGTTCTGGACGGCGTTCCACCCTAGCGAATACGCGACTCGCTTTGACCTGGGCGCCCCCTGGACCTTGCAGAACTTTCGCCATGCTTGGGACGCGGCGCCGTTTGCGCGCTACTTTCTGAACACCACCCTGCTGGTGGCCATGATCTTGGCGGCGCAGCTGGTGCTGTCCACCTTGGCCGCCTTTGCCTTTGCGCGCTACCAGTTCCGAGGCAAGAACATCGCCTTTGCGCTGGTGCTCGTGCAGCTGATGATCATGCCCGACATCCTGCTGGTGGAGAACTACCAGACCATGGCCCGGTTGGGCCTGGTCGATACGCTCTTTGCGATTGGCCTGCCGTACTTTGCCTCGGCCTTTGCGATCTTTTTGCTGCGCCAGACCTTTATGGGCATCCCCAAAGAGCTGGACGAGGCCGCGCGTGTCGAAGGGGCCAGCACCTTGCAGATTCTCTGGCGCGTCTATGTGCCGTTGGCCCGGCCCGTCTACACCGCCTTTGCGCTGGTGTCGGTGAGCTTTCACTGGAACAACTTTCTCTGGCCGCTGATCATCACCAACAGCGTGGAATCGCGCCCGCTCACCGTCGGGCTGCAGGTGTTCTCCAGCGTAGAGCAGGGCGTGGACTGGTCCACCATCACGGCCGCGACCTTGATGACCTCGGCGCCGCTGTTGGTCGGCTTTATCCTGTTCCAGCGCCAGTTTGTGCAGAGCTTTATGCGGGCAGGGATCAAGTAA
- a CDS encoding VOC family protein — MSATAQAGVVLYVKDIERVAQFYAQVLGLQVQHREPGWVVLASTAFQLELHAIPADIAERIHISTPPQRRENVALKFFVTVPSLADAGAIADSLGGALLQAAWAGPGFRACNAVDCEGNVFQLREPAPAAPN, encoded by the coding sequence ATGTCCGCAACTGCTCAGGCTGGCGTGGTGCTGTACGTCAAGGATATTGAGCGCGTGGCGCAGTTTTATGCGCAGGTGCTGGGCCTGCAGGTGCAGCACCGCGAGCCTGGATGGGTAGTGCTGGCATCCACCGCCTTCCAGCTGGAGCTGCATGCGATCCCGGCCGACATCGCCGAGCGCATCCACATCAGCACGCCGCCCCAGCGGCGCGAAAACGTGGCGCTGAAGTTTTTTGTCACCGTGCCATCGCTGGCCGATGCAGGCGCCATCGCAGACAGTCTGGGCGGTGCGCTACTGCAAGCCGCCTGGGCAGGGCCAGGCTTTCGCGCCTGCAATGCGGTGGACTGCGAGGGCAATGTCTTCCAGCTGCGCGAGCCTGCGCCCGCTGCCCCCAACTAA
- a CDS encoding agmatine deiminase family protein yields the protein MQRRQFLSAGTSLVAGATVGMPVQSASAADSQGRMSDEGERHAATWMAFGASDEIWGRRLKAGAQANLALIAQTIAQLEPVQMLVSAQDYDLAARLCGSKVKLLIQDIDDLWMRDTGPVFVKKAGGGFAGVDFNFNGWGNKQQHRNDAKVAAFVAKTAGVPVLKSSLILEGGGIEVDGQGTAIITESCVLNGNRNPGVSKAQCEQELQRVLGIDKVIWLPGIAGRDITDGHTDFYARFCAPGVVVAGFENDTSSPEHAVTQRHLAILRKATDARGRPLQVLRMPGPDDVRPQYANKDFAAGYINFYVCNGAVICPEFGDARADRNCKAILREQFPGRDIVQLNIDAIAAGGGGIHCTTQQQPA from the coding sequence ATGCAACGACGACAATTTCTTTCGGCAGGCACCAGCTTGGTCGCCGGTGCCACCGTGGGCATGCCGGTGCAGTCCGCGTCTGCGGCAGACAGCCAAGGGCGCATGTCCGATGAAGGCGAGCGCCATGCTGCTACCTGGATGGCCTTTGGCGCCAGTGACGAAATCTGGGGCCGGCGGCTGAAGGCAGGCGCACAGGCCAATCTGGCACTGATCGCACAGACCATTGCCCAGCTGGAGCCCGTGCAGATGCTGGTCAGCGCACAAGACTACGACTTGGCCGCACGGCTGTGCGGCAGCAAGGTCAAGCTGCTAATACAAGATATTGATGACCTGTGGATGCGTGACACCGGCCCGGTGTTTGTGAAGAAGGCAGGCGGCGGGTTCGCCGGGGTCGATTTCAACTTCAACGGCTGGGGCAACAAGCAGCAGCACCGCAACGATGCCAAGGTAGCGGCCTTTGTCGCAAAAACGGCCGGCGTTCCGGTGCTGAAAAGCAGTCTGATCCTGGAAGGCGGCGGCATTGAAGTGGACGGCCAGGGCACTGCCATCATCACCGAGAGCTGTGTGCTCAATGGCAACCGCAACCCGGGCGTCAGCAAGGCCCAATGCGAGCAGGAATTGCAGCGCGTGCTGGGAATCGACAAGGTGATCTGGCTGCCCGGCATTGCCGGACGCGATATCACCGACGGCCACACCGATTTTTATGCCCGCTTCTGTGCGCCCGGGGTGGTGGTCGCTGGTTTTGAGAACGATACCTCCTCACCGGAGCATGCTGTCACCCAGCGCCACCTGGCCATCTTGCGCAAAGCGACCGATGCGCGCGGCCGCCCCTTGCAGGTGCTGCGGATGCCGGGGCCTGACGATGTCAGGCCGCAGTATGCGAACAAGGACTTTGCGGCTGGCTATATCAATTTCTATGTTTGCAACGGCGCCGTCATCTGCCCTGAATTTGGCGATGCCCGTGCGGACCGCAACTGCAAAGCAATCTTGCGTGAGCAGTTCCCGGGCCGCGATATTGTGCAACTCAATATCGATGCTATCGCCGCAGGTGGCGGCGGTATCCACTGCACCACGCAGCAGCAACCGGCCTGA
- a CDS encoding LysR family transcriptional regulator codes for MSEPRIPSMKLLLGFEAAARLGSFSRAADELHVTQSAISHQVQQLEAQLMQPLFRRAGRGVELTIAGEVLLRSVQRSLSVLRSGVERIGTYLDPGLVSLVCPAPLLRGWLQPRLPRLQALLPGLSLVLSVDESARFVDEIDVDIAISKRPLLQPGLQELPLLQDEWLLVADAGIAKKLGRIPQAQQHLHTDVLCLEESLTAEATAPLFLGPLAHFRKRAIYDDARLVLDAVLAAQGIACLPSLLVEGCLASGQLQVLPGYPRLPGSTWWLSGAAGPARSEMVSQVFQWLTAQGTAR; via the coding sequence ATGTCTGAGCCGCGTATTCCTTCGATGAAGCTGTTGTTGGGTTTTGAGGCCGCTGCCCGGCTCGGCAGTTTCTCGCGCGCAGCGGATGAGCTGCATGTGACCCAGTCTGCTATCAGCCACCAGGTGCAGCAACTGGAGGCGCAGCTGATGCAGCCCTTGTTTCGCCGCGCGGGACGGGGCGTGGAGCTGACCATTGCAGGCGAGGTGCTGCTACGCAGCGTTCAGCGCTCGCTCAGCGTGCTGCGCAGCGGCGTGGAGCGCATTGGCACCTACCTCGATCCCGGCCTGGTGTCCCTGGTCTGCCCCGCGCCGCTGCTGCGCGGCTGGCTGCAGCCCCGGCTGCCCAGGTTGCAGGCGCTGCTGCCCGGGCTGAGCCTGGTGCTATCGGTCGATGAAAGCGCCCGCTTTGTCGATGAGATCGATGTTGATATCGCCATCAGCAAGCGGCCGCTGTTGCAGCCGGGCTTGCAAGAGCTGCCCCTGCTGCAAGACGAATGGCTGTTGGTAGCAGATGCGGGTATCGCCAAGAAGCTGGGCCGCATTCCGCAGGCGCAGCAGCACCTGCATACGGATGTGCTGTGTCTGGAAGAGAGCCTCACCGCAGAGGCCACCGCGCCGCTTTTTCTGGGGCCGCTGGCGCACTTTCGCAAGCGCGCTATTTATGACGATGCGCGCCTGGTGCTCGATGCCGTGTTGGCCGCCCAGGGCATCGCTTGCTTGCCCAGCCTGCTGGTGGAGGGCTGCTTGGCCAGCGGGCAGCTGCAGGTGCTGCCGGGCTACCCGCGCTTGCCGGGCAGCACTTGGTGGCTGTCGGGTGCCGCAGGGCCTGCCCGCTCGGAGATGGTGTCGCAAGTTTTCCAATGGCTGACTGCGCAAGGCACAGCACGTTGA
- a CDS encoding TetR/AcrR family transcriptional regulator yields the protein MMSNMRNDNSNTRAAAKQATHERIVSVAARAIRRSGYGGTGVADIMKEAGLTHGAFYAHFASREAMLAEAASLACAESAAVVADVAAQAALDQGWEALLRAYLSKAHVQHAEQACPLVALGSETARQAPEVRRVTTQHIKGMVDLIARQSPDWGQAQAHERAMVTLSTMVGSLLLARAVDDPALSDSLREAALKQLLPVDQATDHASDSGA from the coding sequence ATGATGAGCAACATGCGAAATGACAATTCCAACACCCGAGCAGCTGCCAAGCAAGCGACACATGAGCGCATTGTGTCGGTCGCAGCGCGCGCCATCCGCCGCAGCGGATATGGAGGCACGGGGGTGGCCGACATCATGAAAGAGGCGGGCCTGACGCATGGGGCCTTCTATGCGCATTTCGCCTCGCGCGAGGCGATGTTGGCGGAAGCTGCCAGTCTGGCCTGTGCAGAATCTGCTGCCGTGGTGGCCGATGTGGCCGCCCAGGCTGCGCTTGACCAGGGCTGGGAGGCCCTGCTCCGTGCCTACCTGTCCAAGGCCCACGTGCAGCATGCCGAGCAGGCTTGCCCCCTGGTTGCCCTGGGCTCCGAGACCGCTCGCCAGGCTCCGGAAGTGCGCCGCGTGACCACCCAGCACATCAAGGGCATGGTGGATCTCATCGCCCGCCAATCGCCCGATTGGGGGCAGGCGCAAGCCCACGAGCGTGCCATGGTGACCTTGTCCACGATGGTGGGCAGCCTGTTGCTGGCCCGTGCGGTCGATGATCCGGCGCTGTCGGACAGCTTGCGCGAAGCGGCGCTCAAACAACTGCTGCCAGTCGATCAGGCAACCGACCATGCATCTGACAGCGGCGCCTAG
- a CDS encoding SDR family oxidoreductase produces MKIANAVVLVTGANRGIGQAFVRELLARGASKVYAGSRDPANVSPQAGVHPLRLDVNNPEDVAAAVAQAPDVTLVINNAGIAQTGGFLAEDSEAVARRMFETNFFAVLRMSKAFAPVLAANGGGGLLNVLSVASWLNGSDLAAYSASKSAAWSLTNSLRYELAAQKTQVLGLHMAFVDTDLTRGLEAPKSSPADIVSRTLDALEAGLDEVLADDLTQQVRRGLAADRPSYLPQRG; encoded by the coding sequence ATGAAAATTGCTAACGCTGTCGTTCTTGTCACCGGTGCCAACCGTGGCATTGGCCAGGCCTTTGTGCGCGAGTTGCTCGCCCGTGGTGCCAGCAAGGTCTATGCGGGTTCACGCGATCCTGCCAATGTCAGCCCACAGGCAGGGGTGCATCCGCTGCGGCTGGATGTCAACAATCCCGAGGACGTAGCGGCTGCGGTGGCACAGGCGCCAGATGTGACCCTGGTGATCAACAACGCCGGCATCGCGCAGACAGGTGGTTTTCTAGCCGAAGACAGCGAAGCCGTGGCAAGGCGCATGTTTGAAACCAATTTCTTCGCCGTATTGCGCATGAGCAAGGCCTTTGCGCCGGTGCTAGCAGCCAATGGCGGTGGTGGCTTGCTCAATGTGCTGTCGGTTGCCTCCTGGTTGAACGGCAGCGATCTGGCCGCTTACTCGGCGAGCAAGTCCGCCGCGTGGTCGCTCACCAATTCGCTGCGCTACGAGCTGGCTGCCCAGAAGACGCAGGTGTTGGGCCTGCACATGGCCTTTGTCGATACCGACCTGACACGCGGGCTGGAGGCCCCCAAGTCCAGCCCCGCGGATATCGTCAGCCGCACGCTTGATGCGCTGGAAGCAGGACTGGACGAGGTACTGGCCGATGACTTGACGCAGCAAGTCAGACGCGGACTGGCGGCGGACCGGCCCAGCTACCTGCCGCAGCGCGGCTAA
- a CDS encoding GNAT family N-acetyltransferase, protein MRNNTPDSFQIRPATVGDVAAMFHVRLAVKENSMTSAELAAVGVTPESIAEAIRSTPCAWVATVDDEVAGFAMVDLDSACLFALFVRSDHEGRGLGSALCQACEQALFAQHEAAWLETAKSSRAARLYRHLGWGKESNIGDGDIRLSKRRA, encoded by the coding sequence ATGCGCAACAACACCCCAGATTCCTTTCAGATCCGCCCCGCCACCGTGGGCGATGTAGCAGCCATGTTCCATGTGCGCCTGGCAGTCAAAGAGAACAGCATGACCAGCGCAGAGCTGGCCGCCGTCGGCGTCACGCCCGAGTCCATTGCCGAGGCCATCCGCAGCACCCCTTGCGCCTGGGTCGCCACGGTCGACGACGAGGTCGCCGGCTTTGCGATGGTGGACCTGGACAGCGCCTGCCTGTTTGCGCTGTTTGTGCGCAGCGACCACGAAGGCCGGGGCCTCGGCAGCGCCCTGTGCCAAGCCTGCGAGCAGGCCTTGTTTGCGCAGCATGAAGCCGCTTGGCTGGAGACGGCCAAATCCAGCCGCGCAGCACGCCTCTACCGCCACCTGGGCTGGGGCAAAGAGAGCAATATCGGCGATGGCGATATCCGCCTGAGCAAGCGGCGCGCTTGA
- a CDS encoding endonuclease/exonuclease/phosphatase family protein: MQILTWNVQWCCGLDGLADPARIVRHALAMGEGAGGIDVLCLQEVAVGHSGLAGAPGDQVAQLQALLPGWQLFFAATTDGFDASGQRRSFGNVVASRLPVAEVAQHRLPWLAEVGVVSMPRGCLVLTVRDPVLGLVRVLCTHLEYHSASQRLAQVQALRAIHAESLAQLAARPGTAPAATPYTTPAHTPHAVLCGDFNLHAGEAAYAALVAAQADGSALWHDSWPLLHGSAPQPPTFCLFDRTWGPAPVACDFALVSDSLRSHVRAWHSDSATQLSDHQPVLLSLA; this comes from the coding sequence ATGCAAATACTGACCTGGAATGTGCAATGGTGCTGCGGCCTCGATGGCCTGGCCGATCCGGCGCGCATTGTGCGCCATGCGCTGGCGATGGGCGAGGGGGCGGGCGGCATTGATGTGCTGTGCCTGCAGGAGGTGGCCGTGGGCCACAGCGGGCTGGCGGGCGCACCGGGTGACCAGGTGGCGCAGCTGCAGGCGCTGCTGCCGGGCTGGCAGCTGTTTTTTGCTGCCACCACCGATGGTTTTGATGCCAGCGGCCAGCGCCGTAGTTTTGGCAATGTGGTGGCCAGCCGTTTGCCGGTGGCCGAGGTGGCGCAGCACCGCTTGCCCTGGCTGGCGGAGGTGGGCGTGGTGAGCATGCCCCGGGGCTGCTTGGTGCTGACGGTGCGCGACCCGGTGCTGGGCTTGGTGCGTGTGCTGTGTACCCATCTGGAATACCACAGCGCCAGCCAGCGCCTGGCGCAGGTGCAGGCGCTGCGGGCGATCCATGCCGAGTCATTGGCGCAGCTGGCAGCACGGCCGGGCACGGCACCTGCAGCCACGCCCTACACGACACCAGCTCACACGCCGCATGCGGTGCTGTGTGGAGACTTCAACCTGCATGCTGGCGAGGCGGCCTATGCTGCCCTGGTGGCTGCGCAGGCCGATGGCTCGGCGCTCTGGCATGACAGCTGGCCCTTGCTGCATGGCAGTGCGCCGCAGCCGCCCACCTTCTGCCTGTTTGACCGCACCTGGGGCCCTGCACCGGTGGCCTGTGATTTTGCGCTGGTCAGCGACAGCCTGCGCAGCCATGTGCGGGCCTGGCACAGCGACAGCGCCACGCAGCTGTCCGACCACCAGCCGGTGCTGCTGTCCCTGGCTTGA
- the trxC gene encoding thioredoxin TrxC, producing MTEDSLHIVCPHCHTTNRVQRAQLAQQPDCGSCHQPLFSGEPVALDADSFAKQLGRNHIPVVVDFWAPWCGPCLQMAPGYAQAAKQLEPRLRFAKLDTEAYPHVAQPFNIRSIPTMVVFKGGHEAARISGAMPLGEIVRWLQSVL from the coding sequence ATGACCGAAGACAGCTTGCACATTGTGTGCCCCCATTGCCATACCACCAACCGCGTGCAGCGCGCGCAGCTGGCCCAGCAGCCCGATTGCGGCAGCTGCCACCAGCCCTTGTTCAGCGGCGAACCGGTCGCGCTGGATGCCGACAGCTTTGCCAAGCAGTTGGGGCGCAACCACATCCCCGTGGTGGTGGATTTCTGGGCTCCCTGGTGCGGACCCTGCCTGCAGATGGCGCCCGGCTACGCCCAAGCCGCCAAACAGCTGGAGCCCCGGCTGCGCTTTGCCAAGCTAGATACCGAGGCCTACCCGCATGTGGCCCAGCCCTTCAATATCCGCAGCATTCCGACGATGGTGGTGTTCAAAGGCGGCCATGAGGCGGCACGCATCTCCGGCGCGATGCCACTGGGTGAGATCGTGCGCTGGCTGCAGTCGGTTTTGTAA